Proteins encoded in a region of the Candidatus Zixiibacteriota bacterium genome:
- the hprK gene encoding HPr(Ser) kinase/phosphatase, giving the protein MEAVTAERLLEERRNQFELTVIAGRVGLKRKILNAEIHRPGLALSGYLERYPHQRTQVLGETEMAYLASLTSERRSEILEPLFALGLPMVVVTKNQECPAEMAALADLCQTPLLSSRLSTTDFIARLSTYLDVQFAPTTQIHGTLVDVYGVGLLFTGRSGIGKSEIALDIVERGHRLVADDVVRITKRGAQVIIGTAGEHLGHHMEIRGVGIINIEKLFGIRAVRLQKRIEVEVRLELWHEGAEYERLGLDDRFTSILGTEIPLVTVPLSPGKNITVIAEVIAMNHMLKVYGVHTPREFSKTLHEEMMRRHATAQYLESDAE; this is encoded by the coding sequence ATGGAAGCGGTAACGGCCGAACGGCTCTTAGAAGAGCGGCGCAATCAGTTTGAGCTCACGGTGATCGCCGGGCGCGTCGGGCTCAAGCGCAAGATACTCAACGCCGAGATACACCGACCCGGCTTGGCGCTCTCCGGCTATCTCGAACGGTATCCGCATCAGCGTACACAGGTCCTTGGTGAAACCGAGATGGCCTATCTGGCCTCGCTGACGTCCGAACGGCGCAGCGAAATCTTAGAACCGTTGTTTGCACTCGGACTGCCCATGGTCGTCGTCACGAAGAATCAGGAGTGTCCGGCCGAGATGGCGGCGCTGGCCGATTTGTGCCAGACACCCCTTTTATCATCGCGTCTGTCGACGACCGACTTCATCGCGCGACTGTCGACCTACCTTGATGTTCAGTTTGCGCCGACGACGCAGATTCATGGCACATTGGTTGACGTTTACGGAGTCGGGCTGCTCTTCACCGGCCGCTCGGGGATCGGCAAATCCGAAATCGCTCTGGATATCGTCGAGCGCGGCCATCGGCTGGTCGCCGACGACGTTGTCCGAATCACCAAGCGCGGCGCGCAGGTGATCATCGGCACCGCCGGTGAACACCTCGGGCATCACATGGAGATTCGGGGCGTCGGTATCATCAATATTGAAAAGCTCTTCGGCATCCGCGCGGTCCGCCTGCAAAAACGCATCGAGGTCGAAGTGCGCCTCGAGTTGTGGCATGAAGGCGCCGAGTACGAACGGCTCGGACTGGACGACCGCTTTACCTCAATTTTGGGAACGGAGATTCCGTTGGTCACCGTGCCGCTGTCACCTGGCAAGAACATCACCGTGATCGCAGAAGTGATCGCCATGAACCATATGCTCAAGGTCTATGGGGTCCACACCCCGCGCGAATTCTCCAAGACCCTGCATGAAGAAATGATGCGGCGTCACGCCACGGCTCAGTACCTCGAGTCGGACGCCGAATAG
- a CDS encoding MlaD family protein, with translation MERSGTEFKVGLTVLLALVIFVGGLLWLKGFRLRTSRYTVQVMFPNVGTLDVGDPASVSGVTKGEVAAIDLQGGEVIVGLYMSNDVSLRSDATFTIRNIGLMGQRFVDVRTGFSPHPLPLDVPADGFYDTGLPDVMGAMGRMTEEVRDLIHAVRSTIGSDTALAKIQAISASLERVTSQTAELIEEHQDAVSQTVEDLRGAAGSLRRTLQENEGRIARTVDRFDSAAVRLGLFAARMDTLSGQVRDVVDELRTGDGTLPRLIHDDQLLRRWEATADELDALVGDIRDHPGKYLKVKVSLF, from the coding sequence ATGGAACGTTCCGGCACAGAATTCAAAGTCGGCCTGACCGTCCTTCTGGCACTGGTGATCTTCGTCGGCGGACTGTTGTGGCTGAAGGGGTTTCGGCTGCGCACCAGCCGCTACACAGTTCAGGTCATGTTCCCGAATGTCGGCACCCTCGATGTCGGCGATCCTGCCTCCGTTTCCGGCGTGACCAAAGGCGAGGTGGCCGCCATCGATCTGCAGGGCGGCGAGGTGATTGTCGGGCTGTACATGTCCAACGACGTCAGTTTGCGCAGCGACGCCACGTTTACAATCCGTAACATCGGCCTGATGGGGCAGCGTTTTGTGGATGTGCGCACCGGGTTTTCACCGCACCCGCTGCCACTGGATGTCCCCGCCGACGGCTTCTATGACACGGGCCTGCCCGACGTGATGGGCGCGATGGGCCGCATGACCGAAGAAGTCCGCGACCTTATTCACGCCGTGCGTTCGACCATCGGCTCCGACACGGCGCTGGCGAAGATTCAGGCGATCTCGGCGAGTCTGGAACGCGTCACCAGCCAAACCGCCGAACTGATCGAGGAGCACCAGGATGCCGTGTCGCAGACGGTCGAGGACTTGCGCGGGGCGGCCGGATCACTGCGTCGAACGCTGCAAGAGAACGAAGGGCGCATTGCTCGCACGGTGGATCGATTCGATTCGGCGGCCGTTCGACTCGGGCTCTTTGCGGCGCGCATGGACACGCTCTCCGGACAGGTGCGCGATGTCGTCGATGAACTGCGCACTGGTGACGGCACGCTGCCGCGCCTGATTCACGACGACCAACTCCTGCGACGCTGGGAAGCGACCGCCGATGAGCTCGACGCGTTGGTCGGCGACATCCGCGACCATCCCGGCAAATACCTCAAGGTCAAAGTGTCGCTTTTTTAG
- a CDS encoding ABC transporter ATP-binding protein, whose amino-acid sequence MLRYLRLVWPYLARYKRHFVLGAVAIAATNTLAMFAPLVLRRAINRLESGTAIDQLAQDAMLIIALAFGAGVFRFLVRRWVIWASRLIEYDLRGDLFAHVSALDQTFFDRTSTGDIITRASSDVEQVRMMVGPGIMQGTNTLMVGLAAVPLMIHLDWQLALWALAPLPLLAILTNRLGGIAHRRNLAVQDAFSRMSAFVQETLSGIRVLKAHAREDNRSAMFDEENSGYFHLNMRLTRLYGSFMPMMSLISGVAIVLVLYFGGRGVVTGRIDLGTLVAFAAYMGMLIWPMVALGWVVSLFQRGLVSAQRINAVLSTQPRVVDPPPGARKTIPQSGALEFRSLTFSYNGNSNAPVLRDVTFAIEPGETVAIAGPTGSGKSTVAHLLWRRYPVADGAMLLGGTDANRVPVSEWRRLVAMVPQEAFLFSESLASNIALGSDDIPREQVMAYARDAAFDKDVQDFPRGYDTMVGERGITLSGGQKQRAALARALAVDSRVLVLDDAFSAVDAQTEQEILTRLATLFGTRMILMITHRLATLRKLDRVLFFERGRLTDSGAHDALIVAGGPYARWAMRRTLEEELEEM is encoded by the coding sequence ATGTTGCGATATCTCAGACTCGTGTGGCCTTATCTGGCCCGATACAAGCGACACTTTGTATTGGGCGCGGTGGCCATTGCCGCAACCAACACGCTGGCGATGTTCGCGCCATTGGTGCTGCGGCGCGCGATCAACCGGCTGGAGAGCGGCACGGCGATCGACCAACTGGCACAGGATGCGATGCTCATCATCGCGCTCGCGTTCGGCGCCGGTGTCTTCCGCTTTTTGGTGCGTCGCTGGGTGATCTGGGCGTCGCGCCTGATCGAGTATGATTTGCGCGGCGATCTGTTTGCCCACGTCAGTGCGCTGGACCAGACGTTCTTCGATCGCACGTCGACCGGCGACATCATTACGCGTGCGTCATCCGATGTCGAGCAGGTGCGTATGATGGTCGGCCCCGGCATCATGCAGGGGACCAACACGCTCATGGTGGGACTGGCGGCGGTCCCGTTGATGATCCATCTCGATTGGCAATTGGCGCTGTGGGCGCTCGCGCCTCTGCCGCTGCTGGCCATTCTCACCAATCGCCTCGGCGGCATCGCACACCGTCGCAATCTCGCCGTGCAGGATGCGTTCTCACGGATGTCGGCTTTCGTGCAGGAAACGCTGTCGGGAATCCGTGTCCTCAAAGCGCATGCCCGTGAGGACAATCGCTCCGCGATGTTCGACGAGGAGAACAGCGGCTACTTTCACCTCAACATGCGGCTGACACGGCTGTACGGCTCGTTTATGCCGATGATGTCGCTGATATCCGGCGTGGCGATCGTCCTGGTCCTGTACTTCGGCGGGCGCGGCGTTGTTACCGGACGAATCGACTTGGGCACATTGGTCGCATTCGCCGCGTACATGGGAATGTTGATTTGGCCGATGGTAGCGCTCGGCTGGGTGGTTTCGCTGTTTCAGCGCGGACTGGTCTCGGCGCAGCGAATCAATGCCGTCTTGTCGACCCAACCGCGCGTTGTTGATCCGCCGCCCGGTGCCCGGAAAACAATTCCGCAATCGGGCGCGCTGGAGTTTCGGAGTCTGACCTTTTCATACAACGGCAACAGCAACGCGCCGGTATTGCGCGACGTAACCTTCGCTATCGAACCGGGAGAGACGGTCGCGATTGCCGGGCCGACCGGCAGCGGCAAATCAACCGTGGCGCACTTGCTCTGGCGGCGTTACCCGGTCGCGGACGGTGCGATGCTGCTCGGTGGCACCGACGCCAATCGCGTACCCGTTTCCGAGTGGCGACGGCTCGTGGCGATGGTACCGCAGGAAGCGTTCCTGTTTTCCGAATCGTTGGCGTCGAATATCGCGCTGGGATCCGATGATATCCCGCGTGAACAGGTGATGGCGTACGCGCGCGACGCCGCATTCGACAAAGATGTCCAGGATTTTCCGCGCGGCTATGACACGATGGTGGGTGAACGCGGAATCACACTGTCGGGCGGACAAAAGCAGCGTGCCGCCCTGGCGCGGGCACTGGCGGTGGACAGCCGCGTGCTGGTTCTCGATGATGCGTTCAGCGCCGTCGACGCGCAGACCGAGCAGGAGATTCTCACCCGGCTGGCAACCTTGTTCGGCACGCGCATGATCCTGATGATCACACACCGTCTGGCGACATTGCGCAAGCTCGATCGCGTCCTGTTCTTCGAACGCGGTCGCCTGACGGACAGCGGTGCACACGACGCACTGATTGTCGCCGGCGGGCCCTATGCGCGATGGGCCATGAGACGGACGCTCGAAGAAGAATTGGAAGAGATGTGA
- a CDS encoding ABC transporter ATP-binding protein, translated as MSERFFEDEALGKAYDHRLMRRLLTYLRPYRGVVFGAVIILLGLSALQIAGPWIIKRIIDGPIASGDMQSLVRWILIYAGVMALQFGIEVGHTVMTQWIGQRAMVDMRAQLFGHLMRMDMRFFDRNPVGRLLTRVTGDVNTLSEMFSSGVVTVFGDVFTLIAIVVAMVSLDAKLALITFAILPLLMAATLVFKHLVRHVFREVRRLVAQLNAYWQERVTGISVIQGFAQEERAIAGHQKRNAELRSAHQRSVLLYAVFFPVVELIGAISLALIVWYGGGRVALGAMSFGALVAFIQYAERFYSPIRDLAEKYNILQGAMASSERIFKLLDTEPRIKIPTYAVVDPRSGDGARDVGAVEFRDVWFAYEGEDWVLKDVSFRIAPGETVAVVGATGAGKTSLANLITRLYEYQRGSISIDGIDARAWDPRALRRRVGTISQDVFLFAGDVSENVSLHSDTVDRDRVAQIAQRIGIGELLRRDGDETARAVGERGAGLSVGEKQLVAFARAIAYDPGILILDEATASVDHETEGRIQTALAEVFSGRTNIVIAHRLSTVRSADRIIVLHKGQLREIGTHIELLALDGIYARLHRLQFEADAPSTVPSPRVKVETA; from the coding sequence ATGAGCGAACGGTTTTTCGAAGACGAGGCGCTCGGCAAAGCCTATGACCATCGTCTGATGCGGCGGCTGCTGACTTACCTGCGCCCCTATCGCGGGGTTGTTTTCGGCGCCGTGATCATTCTGCTGGGTCTCTCCGCGTTGCAGATTGCCGGGCCATGGATCATCAAACGCATTATCGACGGACCGATCGCCTCCGGCGACATGCAATCGCTGGTCCGCTGGATTCTCATCTATGCCGGTGTGATGGCGCTGCAGTTTGGCATTGAAGTCGGCCACACGGTCATGACCCAATGGATCGGCCAGCGGGCGATGGTCGACATGCGCGCGCAGTTATTCGGCCATCTGATGCGAATGGACATGCGGTTTTTCGACCGCAATCCGGTCGGACGGCTCCTGACGCGCGTGACCGGCGATGTCAATACACTCAGTGAAATGTTCTCCTCGGGCGTCGTGACCGTCTTCGGCGATGTCTTCACACTGATCGCAATCGTCGTGGCGATGGTGTCTCTGGACGCAAAACTGGCATTGATTACATTCGCGATTCTGCCGCTGCTCATGGCCGCCACGTTGGTCTTTAAGCATCTTGTGCGGCACGTATTTCGCGAGGTGCGGCGGCTGGTCGCGCAATTGAATGCCTACTGGCAGGAACGGGTCACCGGAATTTCGGTCATTCAGGGGTTCGCTCAGGAAGAGCGCGCCATCGCCGGCCACCAAAAGCGCAATGCCGAACTGCGCAGCGCCCACCAGCGCTCGGTCCTGCTGTACGCCGTCTTCTTTCCGGTCGTCGAATTGATCGGCGCGATCTCGTTGGCGCTGATCGTCTGGTACGGGGGCGGACGTGTTGCGCTCGGCGCCATGAGTTTTGGCGCGCTCGTGGCCTTTATTCAGTATGCGGAGCGCTTCTATTCGCCGATTCGTGACCTGGCTGAGAAGTACAATATTCTGCAGGGGGCGATGGCATCTTCGGAACGCATCTTCAAACTGCTGGACACCGAGCCGCGCATCAAGATTCCAACGTACGCCGTGGTCGACCCGCGATCGGGCGACGGCGCGCGCGATGTCGGCGCCGTGGAGTTCCGTGACGTTTGGTTTGCATATGAAGGAGAGGATTGGGTTCTCAAAGATGTCTCATTCCGTATTGCGCCGGGAGAAACGGTCGCCGTCGTGGGTGCGACCGGTGCGGGCAAGACATCGTTGGCCAACCTGATCACACGCCTTTACGAGTATCAACGCGGTTCGATTTCCATTGATGGCATCGACGCGCGCGCCTGGGACCCGCGCGCGCTGCGACGGCGCGTCGGTACTATTTCGCAGGATGTGTTTCTGTTCGCCGGAGACGTCTCAGAAAACGTCTCATTGCACTCTGATACGGTCGATCGTGACCGTGTCGCCCAAATCGCCCAGCGCATCGGCATTGGTGAGTTGCTGCGGCGTGACGGCGATGAAACTGCCCGTGCTGTGGGCGAGCGCGGCGCAGGATTGTCGGTTGGCGAAAAGCAGTTGGTGGCGTTCGCCCGCGCCATCGCCTACGATCCGGGCATCCTCATTCTCGATGAGGCCACCGCCTCAGTCGACCATGAGACGGAGGGACGAATCCAAACCGCATTGGCCGAGGTTTTCTCCGGTCGAACGAACATCGTCATCGCGCACCGTCTCTCCACCGTGCGTTCTGCCGACCGGATCATCGTCCTGCACAAGGGGCAATTGCGCGAAATCGGCACGCACATTGAGCTGTTGGCGCTCGACGGCATTTACGCGCGTCTCCATCGCCTTCAATTCGAGGCCGATGCCCCATCCACTGTCCCGTCCCCCCGTGTGAAGGTCGAAACCGCGTGA
- a CDS encoding inositol monophosphatase family protein, translating into MTTATLARHDRDYLEAALPIARAAGELLAGELGHARQVELKGSINLVTEMDRRAEELIVERLSRTFPDFAIIAEEGSQHQVGNEYRWYVDPLDGTTNYAHGLPVFCVSMGLWRGDRPVCGIVYHPTGDELFTAVTGGGAYLNSHRLSVSTTSELGHALLATGFPYDIRTTADDNLDHFAHFAKRARAIRRMGAAALDLAWTAAGRFDGFWEMKLSPWDFAAAVILCLEAGAVVTNFRGAPFTLAEGQAVAANRVLHPQLLGVLAEGRLP; encoded by the coding sequence GTGACCACCGCGACGCTGGCCCGACACGACAGGGATTATCTCGAGGCGGCCCTGCCGATTGCACGCGCGGCCGGCGAACTGCTCGCCGGAGAATTGGGACACGCGCGTCAGGTCGAACTGAAAGGATCGATCAATCTGGTCACCGAGATGGACCGCCGCGCCGAAGAGTTGATTGTCGAACGATTATCCAGAACATTCCCCGATTTTGCAATCATTGCCGAGGAGGGATCACAACATCAAGTCGGCAATGAGTATCGTTGGTATGTCGATCCGCTCGACGGCACAACGAACTATGCTCATGGCTTGCCGGTGTTCTGTGTCTCCATGGGGTTATGGCGGGGCGACCGACCGGTCTGCGGCATCGTCTATCACCCCACGGGCGATGAATTGTTCACCGCTGTGACCGGTGGCGGCGCGTATCTCAACTCACACAGACTGTCTGTTTCGACCACATCGGAATTGGGACACGCGCTGCTGGCGACCGGCTTTCCCTACGACATTCGCACGACGGCAGACGACAACCTCGACCATTTCGCGCACTTTGCCAAACGGGCGCGCGCGATCCGTCGCATGGGCGCGGCCGCGCTCGATCTGGCATGGACCGCCGCCGGGCGCTTCGACGGTTTCTGGGAGATGAAGCTATCGCCCTGGGACTTTGCAGCGGCCGTGATTCTCTGCCTGGAAGCCGGCGCGGTTGTGACCAACTTTCGGGGAGCACCCTTCACGTTGGCGGAAGGGCAAGCCGTAGCGGCCAACCGCGTGTTGCACCCGCAGCTCTTGGGTGTCCTGGCCGAAGGACGCCTGCCGTAG
- a CDS encoding cation:proton antiporter translates to MDEWGVLGDLVIVFTVAVFVVLILRRARIPSIAAFIVAGALVGPRAFSLIKDYHQVELLAEVGVVLLLFSIGLELSLERMRRLWRPIVIAGAFQVGATILIAVGATTAIGFGIRAAIFTGFLVALSSTAIVLRSLQQRDELEAPHGRFTIGVLVFQDLCVVPMLLAIPFLSGSAGSIGEAGRALAKTVIVITAVLLATRIIVPRILHLVAKTRQRDLFVLVVFTVCVGTAWVLSLFGISVALGAFMAGLVVSGSAYRHQALSDVIPFREVLTSLFFISVGMLLDPRFLMANIAGILLILAAVLVVKFLIVLCVARMAQLPLRAGILAGTALAQIGEFAFVLRYAAEGTNLLPPTIDESLLAAAILSMLITPLLLAVGPKLAAGVGRVRMLNRMLDIPSSNEFGDVTRLLRDHVIIAGYGVAGQELGRSLDRADIEYVVVDLNPETVRSASRSGVPICFGDITSAEVQHQLGIDHARELVMVVNDPAAAERAVKAVRANGATLHVIVRSRYLLDSPTLLAAGASEVVPAELEAAVQVTQRVLARHGVAGAVIGEQVVRIRQRGDDQPLKAPDSRET, encoded by the coding sequence ATGGACGAGTGGGGAGTTCTCGGTGATTTGGTCATCGTCTTCACGGTGGCCGTATTCGTTGTCCTGATCCTGCGACGGGCCCGGATTCCCTCCATTGCAGCATTCATCGTCGCGGGTGCGCTGGTCGGCCCGCGCGCCTTCAGTCTCATCAAAGATTACCACCAGGTCGAGTTGCTGGCGGAAGTCGGCGTCGTCCTGCTCTTATTCAGCATCGGCCTGGAATTGTCGTTGGAACGGATGCGTCGATTGTGGCGCCCCATTGTCATCGCCGGCGCCTTTCAGGTCGGCGCCACGATCCTCATTGCCGTGGGGGCGACGACCGCAATCGGCTTCGGTATCCGTGCGGCCATCTTCACCGGATTCCTGGTGGCGCTATCGAGCACTGCCATTGTCTTGCGGTCACTGCAACAGCGCGATGAGTTGGAAGCGCCGCACGGGCGCTTCACCATTGGCGTGCTGGTGTTTCAGGATCTCTGCGTCGTGCCGATGCTGCTGGCGATTCCGTTCCTTTCCGGCTCCGCGGGCTCGATTGGTGAGGCGGGTCGCGCGCTGGCCAAGACCGTCATCGTGATTACGGCCGTGCTGCTCGCGACGCGGATCATTGTTCCGCGCATTCTCCATCTGGTAGCCAAGACACGGCAACGCGATTTGTTCGTTCTCGTTGTGTTTACCGTTTGCGTAGGCACCGCCTGGGTGCTCTCGCTCTTCGGCATTTCCGTCGCGCTCGGGGCCTTCATGGCTGGGCTGGTCGTATCCGGCAGCGCGTATCGTCACCAGGCGCTCTCGGATGTGATCCCGTTTCGCGAGGTCCTGACCAGCTTGTTTTTCATTTCAGTCGGAATGCTGTTGGACCCGCGTTTCCTGATGGCCAACATTGCGGGTATTCTGTTGATTCTTGCCGCCGTCCTCGTTGTCAAGTTCCTGATCGTTCTCTGTGTCGCCCGGATGGCGCAACTGCCGTTGCGCGCCGGCATTCTGGCGGGCACGGCGCTCGCGCAAATCGGGGAATTCGCCTTCGTCCTGCGATACGCTGCCGAGGGGACCAACCTGCTGCCCCCGACAATCGATGAATCGCTGCTGGCCGCGGCGATCCTCTCAATGCTCATCACACCCCTGCTACTGGCGGTCGGGCCAAAGCTGGCGGCCGGTGTCGGGCGAGTCCGTATGCTCAATCGAATGCTCGATATCCCCTCCAGCAATGAATTCGGAGACGTGACCCGCCTGCTGCGAGATCATGTGATCATCGCAGGATATGGGGTGGCTGGTCAGGAATTGGGCCGATCACTGGATCGTGCCGACATTGAGTACGTTGTCGTTGACCTGAACCCGGAAACCGTACGTTCGGCATCGCGCAGCGGCGTGCCGATTTGCTTCGGTGACATCACCAGCGCCGAGGTCCAACACCAATTGGGGATCGATCATGCCAGAGAGTTGGTCATGGTGGTCAACGACCCGGCGGCGGCGGAGCGTGCCGTCAAAGCCGTTCGCGCCAACGGCGCAACGCTTCATGTCATCGTCCGCTCGCGGTACCTGCTCGATTCCCCGACATTGCTGGCCGCCGGGGCCAGCGAAGTCGTGCCTGCCGAGCTGGAGGCCGCGGTGCAGGTGACGCAACGGGTGCTGGCGCGCCACGGAGTCGCGGGTGCAGTGATCGGGGAGCAGGTGGTGCGGATTCGTCAGCGCGGCGACGATCAGCCACTTAAGGCGCCGGATTCTCGAGAGACTTAA
- a CDS encoding response regulator, whose protein sequence is MQSANQPTLLIVEDDEYLRAMLSEALTSVGYTTLVAGDGQEALDIVASRPVDCVISDIKMPNVDGLTLLSRLKASNKSLPVVMITGWAYRDHKEAASRAGADGFLMKPFRLGRIEEILAQVLPRDGAESAKHRIRSILIVEDNMEFRLMLSDLTTAMGYKVRSVPTGEDALSAISHDVPDAIIVDYQLPGISGGELIIRIKEQHPDLPVLLMTGSAISTDGRDLANGQADAFLIKPFRVDRIGDLLKSLENPAP, encoded by the coding sequence ATGCAGTCCGCAAACCAACCCACACTGTTAATTGTCGAGGACGACGAATATCTCAGAGCGATGCTCTCTGAGGCGCTGACGTCGGTCGGCTACACAACCCTGGTCGCCGGTGACGGGCAGGAAGCGCTCGATATCGTGGCGAGCCGTCCGGTCGACTGCGTCATCAGTGACATCAAGATGCCGAATGTCGATGGCCTCACGCTGCTGTCCCGATTGAAAGCGTCCAACAAATCACTGCCCGTGGTGATGATCACCGGATGGGCGTATCGGGATCACAAGGAAGCCGCGTCCCGCGCCGGGGCCGACGGATTCCTGATGAAGCCGTTCCGGCTCGGGCGCATCGAGGAGATCCTCGCACAAGTGCTGCCGCGCGACGGGGCGGAGTCGGCCAAACACCGCATCCGCAGTATCCTGATTGTCGAAGACAACATGGAGTTTCGGCTGATGCTCTCGGATTTGACAACAGCGATGGGCTACAAGGTACGCAGTGTTCCGACGGGCGAAGATGCGCTCTCAGCAATCAGCCATGATGTTCCCGACGCGATCATCGTCGATTATCAGTTGCCCGGGATTTCCGGGGGAGAATTGATCATCCGCATCAAGGAACAGCATCCCGACCTTCCGGTGTTGCTGATGACCGGCTCAGCCATATCGACCGACGGCCGTGACCTGGCCAACGGTCAGGCCGATGCTTTCCTGATCAAACCGTTCCGCGTTGATCGGATCGGCGATCTGCTTAAGTCTCTCGAGAATCCGGCGCCTTAA
- a CDS encoding phosphomannomutase/phosphoglucomutase: MRSVRRRESTLPGIDAGIFKSYDVRGIVPEQLNAHAANLIGRAFAQEIGGGTIALGRDMRIHSDELAQALSDGITAQGCDVVDVGRVPTDALYFAVGSLKLDGGAMVTASHNPPEYNGFKLCRQGAEPLSLEDGIGRIRETIALDDFDPPARTGAVSQREISDAYVRHALSFVDGSRIKPFRIVVDAGNGMAGAAVPRVFGELPCTLIPMFFELDGTFPNHEANPIDPANLRQLQKRIVEERADFGVAFDGDGDRMFLVDEKGRPLGGDIVTLLVALNLLKKHPGEAILYNLICSKAVPDAISRAGGRAVRTPVGHALIKPIMKHEEAVFGGEHSGHFYFRNNWNADSGLIAMLVALETISESGQPLSELVASVDPYVRSGEINTKVSSIAKTLERVVKAYPKAIVDRTDGITISFESWWFNVRPSNTEPLLRLNVEADSADLLEEKTAELLVIIKGHRRKKSSTAAE; this comes from the coding sequence ATGAGATCAGTTCGACGCCGCGAATCAACCCTGCCCGGGATCGACGCGGGCATCTTCAAAAGTTACGACGTGCGTGGAATTGTGCCCGAGCAACTCAATGCCCATGCCGCCAACCTGATTGGACGCGCGTTCGCGCAGGAAATCGGGGGCGGGACGATCGCGCTGGGTCGCGACATGCGCATCCACTCCGACGAATTGGCACAAGCCCTGTCGGACGGCATCACGGCGCAGGGGTGCGATGTCGTCGATGTGGGCCGCGTGCCGACCGATGCGCTGTACTTTGCCGTGGGCAGCCTGAAACTCGACGGCGGTGCCATGGTGACCGCGTCGCACAATCCGCCCGAATACAATGGATTCAAACTCTGCCGCCAGGGAGCCGAGCCGCTCTCGCTGGAAGATGGGATCGGGCGGATCAGGGAAACGATCGCACTGGACGATTTCGATCCACCGGCCCGCACCGGAGCGGTCTCGCAACGGGAGATCTCCGACGCCTATGTGCGGCACGCGTTGTCGTTCGTTGACGGCAGCCGGATCAAGCCGTTTCGCATCGTGGTCGACGCCGGCAACGGTATGGCGGGAGCGGCCGTTCCACGTGTGTTCGGGGAGTTGCCCTGCACATTGATCCCCATGTTCTTCGAGCTTGATGGAACCTTCCCCAACCACGAAGCCAACCCGATCGATCCCGCCAACCTCCGTCAGCTGCAAAAACGGATCGTGGAGGAAAGGGCCGACTTCGGCGTCGCCTTCGATGGCGACGGCGACCGGATGTTTTTGGTCGACGAGAAGGGACGACCGCTGGGCGGGGATATCGTGACGCTGCTGGTGGCACTGAACCTGCTCAAGAAACATCCCGGAGAAGCGATCCTGTACAACTTGATATGTTCCAAGGCGGTCCCGGATGCGATTTCCAGGGCGGGCGGACGGGCCGTCCGTACGCCGGTCGGCCACGCGTTGATCAAACCGATTATGAAGCATGAAGAAGCAGTCTTCGGCGGCGAGCACTCAGGGCATTTCTACTTTCGAAACAACTGGAATGCCGACTCCGGACTGATCGCCATGTTGGTTGCGCTCGAGACAATCTCGGAATCCGGCCAGCCCCTCTCGGAGCTGGTGGCATCGGTCGACCCGTATGTCCGCTCGGGCGAGATCAATACCAAGGTCTCATCGATCGCCAAGACACTGGAGCGGGTCGTCAAGGCCTACCCCAAGGCCATCGTCGATCGCACCGACGGGATCACCATCTCCTTTGAGAGTTGGTGGTTCAACGTACGCCCGTCCAACACCGAGCCCCTCCTGCGACTCAATGTCGAAGCCGATTCGGCCGACCTTTTAGAGGAGAAGACGGCCGAGCTGCTGGTGATCATCAAGGGACATCGTCGCAAGAAATCCAGCACGGCAGCCGAATAG